A single window of Oncorhynchus keta strain PuntledgeMale-10-30-2019 chromosome 34, Oket_V2, whole genome shotgun sequence DNA harbors:
- the LOC118366630 gene encoding CD48 antigen-like has product MDYTLFTTAIVFLTSGLCVGQNVLPPGPLTGVIGGRVKFTTTLSPPAKPFVSVSWTFNRVNIITSTMANITNADYKDRISLDRTTGSLELWNLGPRDQGEYRVSIIPDRALELQGATTLDVYVLLSAATITSPPATLIAGISSTNLTCEAAGNIDMITVSESAGRQIQNNRNVIIKIPQT; this is encoded by the exons ATGGACTATACACTTTTCACAACAGCTATTGTGTTTCTAACATCAG GTCTGTGTGTAGGTCAGAATGTGTTACCACCAGGACCATTGACTGGAGTCATAGGAGGGAGAGTGAAGTTCACCACAACCCTCAGTCCACCAGCCAAACCTTTTGTCTCAGTGAGCTGGACCTTCAACAGGGtcaacatcatcacctccactatGGCCAACATAACTAATGCTGACTACAAAGACCGGATCAGTCTGGACAGAACCACTGGCTCTCTGGAGCTGTGGAACTTGGGCCCGAGGGACCAAGGGGAATACAGAGTCAGCATCATACCAGACAGGGCTCTGGAGCTACAAGGAGCTACCACTCTGGATGTCTATG TGTTGCTATCTGCTGCCACCATCACCAGTCCCCCAGCCACCCTGATAGCTGGCATAAGCTCCACCAACCTGACTTGTGAGGCTGCTGGCAACATCGATATGATAACagtcagtgaaagtgcagggcgccaaattcaaaacaacagaaatgtcataattaaaattcctcaaacatag
- the LOC118366564 gene encoding carcinoembryonic antigen-related cell adhesion molecule 6-like, translating into METAVAISLTLFILTGICAGQGLFPQGSVNGAEGGTAMFITNLIPPAQPFITISWSVGGANIITSTGDDSIGPGYGDRITLNKTTGSLELRNLTLADSGGYRVAITTATAETINGSTELVVYENISDANITGPSNHLFADWSSANLTCEAAGNITTIQWTKEGQPLSAGGNILFSEENRKVSISPVKRHDSGEYVCKLTNPASSATASYRMIVNYGPDSMTILGQNIAEVESFTLIYCSVQSVPPATFTWLFNGQQTGVHEAGYIIRSVSYNNSGDYRCDARNDLTGNVISVDHSLSVRDKTPPPLSPEGAAGIAVAVMLVVVAVALGLYFGITHHRNKKGNNEEKDTDALSRSSQTKDMSMSSTDKVHEGHKLTTQIQDRTHHRKQPQSGTSHTIATSHSPGTKASAGVHEYECIIIKKTGAPTPPSRGKLPTRQTNTDTGSTMYSKSIN; encoded by the exons ATGGAAACTGCAGTagccatctctctcactctgttcatACTCACAG GTATCTGTGCTGGTCAGGGTCTGTTTCCACAAGGTTCTGTGAATGGAGCAGAAGGAGGGACAGCGATGTTCATCACAAATCTAATCCCACCAGCCCAGCCGTTCATAACAATATCCTGGAGTGTTGGTGGAGCCAACATTATAACCTCTACCGGTGATGACTCTATAGGGCCTGGATACGGAGACAGGATCACTCTGAACAAAACTACTGGATCTCTGGAGCTCAGGAATCTGACCCTGGCTGACAGTGGAGGATACAGAGTGGCTATAACAACAGCTACAGCAGAAACAATCAATGGATCAACTGAACTGGTTGTGTATG AGAATATATCTGATGCCAACATCACAGGACCATCAAACCATCTGTTTGCAGATTGGAGCTCCGCCAACTTAACCTGTGAGGCTGCTGGTAACATCACTACTATACAATGGACGAAGGAAGGTCAGCCTCTGTCTGCTGGTGGCAATATATTATTCTCAGAGGAAAACAGGAAAGTATCCATCAGTCCTGTGAAGAGACACGACAGCGGAGAATATGTGTGTAAACTCACCAACCCTGCCAGCTCTGCTACTGCCTCCTATAGAATGATAGTGAACT ATGGACCAGATTCCATGACCATCCTGGGCCAAAACATTGCTGAGGTGGAGTCATTCACCCTTATTTACTGCTCTGTTCAGTCTGTACCGCCTGCTACGTTCACCTGGTTGTTCAATGGGCAGCAGACAGGTGTACATGAAGCTGGATACATCATAAGGAGCGTCAGCTACAACAACAGTGGGGACTACAGATGTGATGCTCGGAATGATCTCACCGGAAATGTTATCAGTGTGGACCATAGTCTGTCAGTGAGAG ATAAAACCCCTCCACCCCTAAGCCCAGAGGGAGCAGCAGGTATAGCAGTCGCTGTGATGTTGGTAGTGGTTGCCGTAGCTCTTGGTCTCTATTTCGGCATAACTCATCATCG GAACAAGAAAGGGAACAATGAAGAGAAAG ATACAGACGCACTGAGCAGATCGTCCCAGACAAAGGATATGTCCATGTCCAGCACTGACAAAGTACATGAGGGGCACAAACTGACTACCCAAATCCAGGACAGAACCCATCATCGCAAGCAACCACAATCAGGCACCAGCCATACTATAGCCACCAGCCATTCACCAGGAACTAAAG CTTCTGCAGGTGTACACGAGTATGAGTGTATAATAATTAAGAAAACTGGAGCTCCAACACCACCTTCAAGA GGAAAGCTTCCTACCAGACAAACCAACACTGACACT ggctccaccatgtacagtaaaAGTATAAATTG A